The following coding sequences are from one Ornithorhynchus anatinus isolate Pmale09 chromosome 18, mOrnAna1.pri.v4, whole genome shotgun sequence window:
- the ANGPTL3 gene encoding angiopoietin-related protein 3, which yields MRTIILFVLFSPFVISSGIDQDYSPFDSPLPDSKSRFAMLDDVKILANGLLQLGHGLKDFVHKTKGQINDIFKKLNIFDQSFYALSEQTNELKVEEEQLRETTSKLQARNEEMKNMSLELNSKLEGLLREKLQLQQKVGGLEEKLANFDKIQPEIQEPKEVISLKSFVERQDSKIKNLLEIVQEQYAQLDKQHNQIKDIEEKLRKTGFQETTDTSFSSKQRAPRTIPSLQFNATRKSEGHGVLADCSAIYDGGEQSSGVYSIRPNESEAFNVYCEVKSDSSWTVIQRRSDGSQNFNETWESYERGFGSLDGEFWLGLEKIYSIVKQGDYILRIELEDWKDNERYVEYSFTLGSKDTDYLLHLSEITGSIPNALPEHRDLAFSTWDHGTGRDFNCPEGASGGWWWENACGETNLNGKYAKPRSKSKPDRRRGLSWKPSRGRSYSLKATKMLIHPTDLGSFE from the exons ATGAGAACAATAATACTCTTCGTTTTGTTTTCCCCTTTTGTGATTTCCTCTGGAATTGACCAAGATTATTCCCCATTTGATTCTCCCCTGCCTGACTCCAAATCAAGATTTGCCATGTTAGACGACGTCAAAATCTTAGCCAACGGCCTTCTTCAACTAGGACATGGTCTTAAGGATTTTGTCCACAAGACCAAGGGACAAATTAATGACATATTCAAAAAACTTAACATCTTTGATCAGTCTTTTTATGCTCTCTCAGAACAAACAAATGAGCTCAAGGTGGAAGAAGAGCAGTTACGAGAAACCACATCTAAACTTCAGGCCAGAAACGAAGAGATGAAGAACATGTCGCTTGAACTCAATTCGAAACTCGAAGGCCTCTTACGAGAAAAGCTTCAACTTCAACAGAAAGTTGGGGGACTGGAGGAGAAATTAGCAAACTTTGATAAAATTCAACCGGAGATACAGGAACCCAAAGAAGTTATCTCGCTCAAA AGCTTTGTAGAACGGCAAGATAGCAAAATCAAAAACCTCCTGGAGATTGTGCAAGAGCAGTACGCACAACTCGATAAGCAACACAATCAAATTAAAGACATCGAGGAAAAG CTGAGAAAGACCGGCTTCCAAGAAACCACAGACACTTCATTTTCTTCAAAACAGAGAGCGCCACGGACTATTCCTTCTTTACAATTTAATGCGACCAGAAAATCTGAAGGTCATG GTGTTCTGGCTGATTGTTCTGCCATTTATGATGGAGGTGAACAGTCGAGTGGTGTATACTCCATAAGGCCCAATGAATCTGAGGCCTTTAATGTCTACTGCGAAGTAAAATCAG ATAGTTCATGGACAGTAATTCAACGCAGATCGGATGGATCACAAAATTTCAATGAAACCTGGGAGAGCTATGAACGTGGATTTGGCAGCCTTGATG GGGAATTCTGGCTGGGCCTAGAGAAGATCTATTCCATAGTCAAGCAAGGGGATTACATCTTACGGATCGAGCTGGAAGACTGGAAGGACAACGAGCGCTATGTTGAATATTCGTTTACCTTGGGGAGTAAAGACACAGACTACCTCCTGCACCTCTCTGAGATTACAGGCAGTATTCCCAACGCGCTCCCCGAACACAGAGATCTGGCGTTTTCTACGTGGGATCACGGCACGGGAAGAGATTTCAACTGTCCAGAAGGCGcttcag GTGGCTGGTGGTGGGAAAATGCATGTGGAGAAACCAACTTGAACGGGAAATACGCCAAACCGAGATCGAAGAGTAAACCGGACAGGAGACGAGGACTGTCCTGGAAACCCTCGAGGGGCAGGTCCTACTCCCTCAAGGCCACCAAAATGCTGATCCACCCAACGGACTTAGGAAGTTTTGAATGA